The Calothrix sp. PCC 7507 DNA segment CCCAGCAGAAGTATACGAGCAAAAAAGATGAGAATTGAACCAGTAATTAAAGTTAGCAAAATTAATCATTATTACGGTACGGGACAACTGCGAAAGCAAATCTTGTTTGATATCAGTACAGAAATTCAAGCTGGAGAAATTGTGATTGTAACTGGACCTTCGGGTTCAGGAAAAACTACCCTATTAACTTTAATTGGTGCTTTGCGTTCAGTTCAAGAAGGTAGCTTGACAGTTTTAGGACAGCAGTTAAATCGAGCTAATAATAAACTTTTAGAAAATGTCCGAAAAAATATTGGTTTTATATTTCAATCTCATAATTTACTAACTTCTTTAACAGCTAGCCAGAATGTACAAATGTCATTAGCTTTGCATGGCGGCATTTCTAAACGAGAAGCTGAACGAAAAGCGCAAGCAATACTAGAAATGGTAGGACTGGGCGAACGAGTTAATTATTATCCCAATCAAATGTCTGGAGGACAAAAACAAAGGGTAGCGATCGCCCGCGCTCTTGTCACAAACCCTAGTGTAATTCTTGCGGACGAACCCACAGCTGCTTTGGATAAAAAAAGTGGGCGAGATGTTGTTGAAATGCTGCAATATCTAGCGAAACAGCAAGATTGTGCAATTTTGTTAGTGACTCACGATAACCGCATCCTCGATGTCGCAGATAGAATTATTAGTTTGGAAGATGGGTTTCTTACTTCATCAAAAAATACATCTTCAAATAATTCTCATCGGTTGGCAAGTTTAAAATGGGAGTTGATTAATCATGTTGAAGATTTGTCATTAAAAGATTTTTTAAGTTTACTTCAGCAAGTGACAGGAGAATTTCAAAGTTTTTTAATCTTAATCGATAATGAAGCTACAAGAAAGTGTTTAGAAGAAATTATCGAGGCAATAACTTTGAAAATTACGCATCTATTACAAGCCGAGCGAAGCACTATTTTTATAGTAGATGATACTCCGGGAAACTTGTGGTCAAAAATTGTTCAGAGTAATCGCAAAAAACTTTTAAAAGTTGGCATAACTGCTCATTTTGGGATTGCTGCTCATGTGTCAGCAACTAGAGAATGCTTGAATATTCCCATAGCTTCGCAAGATTACCGCTATAGCCCAGCAATTGACGAACAAACTGGATATCAAACTCGAAATATTTTATGCTTACCAATTTTAAATAGTCAAAGTAAAGTCTTGGCAATTTCACAAGTTTTAAATAAGATTGGTAATAACTGTTTTGATCGGAAAGACGAGCAGCTATTAGGTGAATTCTCTCAACAGATTTCAGCTATTTTTGATATTTGGTGTCATTTACAAAAATTACATAAATCCTCAATAACTGGTAAACATTAACATGGTTTTTTGTCCCGATTTGACTTCAGAAAAATTTGCAACATTAATCGAACTGCTGCGCTTTAGAGCATTTCATCAACCTGACGAAATAGCTTATACATTTTTACTAGATGGTGAAAAAGATACAGTTAACTTAACTTATGCAGAATTAGATCAACAAGCTCAAACTATTGCCGCTTATTTGCAATTCAAAGAGCGAGTTTTGTTGTTGTACCCACCGGGTTTAGAGTATATTGCAGCTTTCTTTGGGTGTCTGTATGCTGGTGCGATCGCAGTCCCAGCTTATCCACCTCGTCCAAATCGCTCTTTACACCGACTTCAGTCAATTGTTGCTGATGCAGAAGCTAGTACAGTACTGACGAATACGGCTGTTCTCTCAAATTTAGAGCGACAGTTAGCGGAATTACCTGATTTAAGAGCATTAAACTGGCTAACTACTGATAGTACTGATAATAATTTAGCCAACAAATGGCAGCAGCCAGAAATAGATAGCGATTCCCTAGCATTTTTGCAATACACATCAGGTTCTACGGGTACACCCAAAGGAGTAATGGTTAGTCACGAAAATTTACTCCACAATCAAAAGATGATTCAGGCAGGTTTTCAACATACAGAGAAAACCATTATCGTTGGCTGGTTGCCCCTATATCACGATATGGGCTTAATTGGTAATGTACTGCAACCTTTGTACTTGGGTGTTCGCTGTATTCTCATGTCTCCAGTTGCTTTTCTGCAACGTCCGATTCGCTGGCTAGAAGCAATTTCCCGCTACCAGGGTACTACCAGTGGTGGCCCTAATTTTGCTTATGACTTGTGTATACGAAAAGTGACTCCCGAACAACTATCTACCCTCGATTTAAGCAGTTGGGATGTAGCTTTTAACGGAGCCGAACCTGTACGTGTAGAAACGATTGAAAAGTTTTCATCTACCTTTGCATCCTGTGGTTTCCGAAAAGAAGCTTTTTATCCCTGTTATGGAATGGCAGAAACAACTTTATTTGTTTCTGGTGGAATAAAAACAGATGCACCCGTTTACATCACAGCTCGAGAAGATGAACTAGCACAAAACCGCATCGTTTTAGCACAAGGAACCGAAGGAACTCGAACTTTGGTCGGTTGCGGGCAGACATACATTAATCAAGAGATTGCGATCGCCAATCCTGAAACTTTCATTCGCTGTGCTGCTGATGAAGTTGGTGAAATTTGGGTTGCCGGCTCGAGTATTGCTCAAGGTTACTGGAATCGTCTCGAACTAACCGAGCAAGTATTTCGGGCTAGTCTTGCTGACTCAAAAAGACAGTTTTTCCGCACGGGAGACTTGGGGTTCTTGCATAATGGCGAATTATTTATTACTGGTCGTCTAAAGGATTTAATTATTATTCGCGGTCGCAACCATTATCCTCAAGACATTGAGATGACTGTAGCTGATAGTCACGAGGCATTAATACCCGGAGCCGGAGCAGCTTTTACAATTGATTGCAAAGGGGAAGAAAGATTAGTAATTGTCCAAGAAATAGACCGTCATTACAGAAACTTAGATAATGATGCTGTTGCCGAAGTGATTAGGACTGCGATCGCACAGCAACATGAATTACAAGTCCATGCGATCGCACTGATAAAAATGGGTAGTATTTGCAAAACGTCAAGTGGCAAAATTCAGCGTCATGCTTGCCGAAATGCTTTTATTAACGGAACCCTAGAGTTATGGGGTAAAAATAAATAAATAGACAAAAGACGAAAAATAAATTAAATACATTCTTGCAGAATCATGAAAAACAAAAATTTAGAAGCAATTCAAGCTTGGTTCATTTCTTACCTTGCTGATTTATTAGAAATAGAACCCGCACAGATAGACATCCATAAATCCTTTGATAGCTATGGCTTAGATTCAGCTAGTGCTATTACTGTTGTCGGGGATTTAGAAGATTGGTTGGGGTCTAGTATTTCTTCTGAAATAGTTTACAAATATCCCAGCATTGAAGCTTTGAGTCAACATTTAGCTCAAGATAACGGTTCTACCGATCCCTAATTCAGTAATCGAGAGCAATCATCACTGTAGTTGCGATCGCAGTAGCAACAGCCGTCAGTGTCAGAATTACCATAAACTTATTATGTATAAAATGAGTTTACATCTCCATTTCACACAAAACTAAACCCAAAATTATCAAAGCTTTGTTGGGTTGAGGCTTTGCCAAACCCAACAAAGCCTGATAACTGATAACTGATACCTATTTTGTATGAAGATGCACATAATAATACCCCCCTGTAGTCCCCCCTTGGTAAGGGGGGACGGCGATAGCCGGGGGGTGAATTATATGCAGCTTCACAAAGAAACGGTATGATAACTGTTCGCTGTTAAATAAACTTACCTACAGAGTTTTTCCGCCGGATGCCAATTACAGATGGACGGGGAATACCTGTAGACTGACCTTTACCACCATCAGCGGCGGGGATATTACTGGGCCAACTACTGCCACGAGGAACACTGCGAGTTTGATTGAATGTTGTACCATTCAAATCTAATATCTCAATGCTGCGGCTGAGTGTTGTGCCATCGTTAATTGGCGAATCTTCACCGGGATGCTGTACAGAAATAATCAGCGTATCTGCTACAAATGTTGGGCCTGTCATTTCACAACGCACTGGCCCGTGGGCAAATGGTATCACTTGTCCGGCATTAGCCCCACTAGTGGGGATGAAGAATAGCCAGTTATTGCCAAAAACTCCAGTGAAATCGGATACATTGCCACTAATTGTATGATCGATGGTGGTTGGCTTGGCAGCAGCACCAAGATTAAAACCGTTGTGGGTGTTGGTAGACATATCTGTCACACCCCAAACGTTTGCTTGTTCGTCGAACACCAAATTATCGACATTAGCAAAACCAGCACCAGATACAGAACCCGCTTCTCCGCCTTGTGCTAATCTTTGCCAGCGGAAGGTTTGACCTGTACCATCGGCACTATCTTCAATAATTTTGTATAATCCCCCTGATTGCTGTGTAGCGTTAGCGGTTTTGTTTAACTTGGCAACTTGGAAAATGCGGGAATCAGGATAACCATCGCTTCCTGGTGCGCCATCGGTGTAAGCAATGAATACTTCTTTGGTGCGCGGATGCACTTCTAAGTCTTCGGGACGTGCTGTGGGGGTGCCACCAATCAAGTTTGCGGCGAGGAAAGCGTCGGCGAGAACAGCACCTTGAGAAGTGTAAAAGTCAGATAGCTTTTTATTTTGATAAGCAGGTAAAGCTGTGGCTTCATTAGTGCGATCGCATTTGAATATACCACCATCTTTAGTTTGCTGGGCAATACCATTGCGTCGCGGTAGCGGTAAAAGTCCTTCTTTTTGTACTTTCCCTAAAGCATCAAATTCTACTGAAGAAAGTACAGTCGGCGAAATGGGATTAGTGACAGTATTTAAGAGTAGTGGTAGCCAGCGACCTGTACCATCGGCATTGTAACGCGCCACATACAGCGTACCTTTTTCCCATAACTTACTGTTGCTTTTACTCGTCGGGGAGGAAACATTATCAGCGCTGACAAATTTCCAAGTGTGTCCCCCACGCCTGTCATCTCCCATGTAAGCAACTAATTTCTTCCCGGCTTCAGCTCGTAAGGTTATATTTTCGTGGTGGTAGCGACCTAACCAAGTGTGTTTGCGAGGACGGAAATTTGGGTCTGCTGGGTCAATTTCTACTATCCAGCCATATTTTTCTCCAACTAAACCAAAGGTCTTACCAGTGCTGCCATCGGTGTACTCTGTTTGAGTACCATTACTCTTGACTGCTTCTGTCACACCTACTGTATTTTGAAAGTTTTCTTCAGCTGTTAAGATAGTGCCCCAAGGCGTTGTACCGCCAGAACAATTGTAGGCAGTACCAATAATTTTGTTACCCAAACCATCAGCGCTAATGTTAAAAACTTGGGTAGCTGCTGGGCCTGTAGCGATTAAATAGTTTTGATCGCCTTTTTGGTGACTGAGATTTCCCCAAGCAGTGATGTTTTGATAACTATCAGTGCGTTGGCTGTTAATTCCTAATCCAGAAAGACCATGAATTCGGCGATTTTTGGCATCTTTAACCACAGCAAAACGCTTGCTGCTTTTATTGCGAGCCAGGCGAATAATTGAACCACCCAAATTATATAAAAACTCCCCTTCAGCTTGAATATCTTTAGTTGCTGGTAAAGCCCAGCCAATTACTGACTCAAAAGCCGTCGGTAGTCCTTGCAAATCATTATCAGCGTCTAGTAATAAAGCAGAAATAGGATAACTCACATATTCGTGATTTACCCACAAATAGCCCTCATCTTGATTTTTGTTGATGGGGACAAAAGCAGTATAATCGCAGTTATAGCCGACATACTCGTCTTTGTTGGCAAATAAGCGATCGCCCCAACTCACAATCACATAACGTTCATATTCTGGTGGGACTACCACATCATCAATAACACTGTAGCTAGTTAACTTCACATCAGCAGATGCATTTAAAACTTTCCCCTGACCTCTTCCTGTGGGCAAAAAGTTCTTTTGTTGTTGATAAATCGGTAAAGGATGGGGCAAACGTACTGGTGTAAAGTTTAGAGATGTAGTTTTAGCTTCTGCAATTTGAGAAATACCCTCTAGGATTTTGTCTCCTAATGCAGCAGCGCCAACAGTACCTGCAAAAAACGTTAAAATCTGTCTCCGACTCAATTTAGACATGAAGATTTCCTCTGCTTTGTTGACAAGATTTAGTAGAGTTTGATTGGTATAAAAATGGTGAATTTAACTAGGATATATAGTAGCCCGCTCTGATTTTTGAAATTATTTGCGTAGTCAGGGACTGGGGACTAGGGATTGGGGACTGGGTCAGAAAGGATAAGAGGTGTACTGAATTTGTTCAGCAATCAAATAGGAGTCCTCTATATGTATTTTGAGATAAACAACAAATTAACCAGCGATTATATGAATCCGGTTTATTTTGGCACAAATCGTCAGATACAGGCTTATGTTGACTGTGCCCACCCTACTAGTACTCTGTCAAGATAAAAATGATGGACTGTAGTGCGGGCATCTTGCCCGCGTGAGCGAGACGCTCACACTACCAAAAATCCCTCAAAACAAAATTGACAGACTACTAGATTTATCTCAAGAGTTAAATATGGATTTTATACAATGCGAATGTATACATTAAAGATTAAGATGGGGTTATGTATTAATTAACTATTTCAGCAGTGCTATTAATTAGATAAACCTCGTCCATTTTGAAACCTGGAGTGCGGGCATCTTGCCCGCTACTACCCCAGAGGGAGCAAGATGCTCCCACTACTTTGGAAAACTATAGACTGCTTGCAAAAGTGGTCATTTTCGCGTTCTTCTTTGCGTCTACCCTGCGGGTTCCGCCTACGGCGGTATGCGTGAGGCAAAAAAAGATTTATGCAAGAGGTCTAATGTTCCAACTGATTGGGAATGCCTTCGCAACCACCGGGAATAGTGTTTCTGGTTTGTTCTCCTCCCCAAGTGCAGCAGTAATAACGTGCTGAATCAGACATGCGTTTGACGTTGGTGAAATCGGCATTTTGTACCACTGCGCCGGTGTGTTGGCCAGTTTGGTAGTCTGGTGGTTCGGTGCGACTGCGGGGTGAAGCCTTATCTACGGAACCATAAAATAGACGGATGCCGTTTAAGTCTGCACCATTGAGATTAGCATTGTATAAGATGGTGCGGGAAAGGTTGGCTTTGACTAAGTCACAACTGCTGAGATTAGCACGGACAAGATTAGCTTCACTCAGGTCAGTCCAACGCAAATCGGTTTCAGCCAGGTCTGCGCCGGCTAGCATCACGCCTAAATCGATGACACGTACACCTTCTAGGCGGTCTTCGGCGTAACCACCAACACCGTTGAGAATGGCTCGACCTAGGCGGCGATCGCGTTTTAGTGGTGTCAGCAATTTGGAACGAGAAAGAAAGCGGAGAATTTTCGCTTTACCGCTACCATCGACACTACTGAGAATTGCAGCGGTGCGTCCTTCAGCGATCGCTCTTTCTTGGGGCCAATCTTCTAATAAACCTTCTTCATCTAACACCAAGTCTGAGACACCTTGGAAGTAGGAATCTATTGTCTGCTGCTGAGTGATGATGTTTTGCTGCACTGTGAGCAGGTTTTGCTGAATAGTCAAGTCTTTGGAAATGACGTATTGTCGCCAAGCGACGTAAACAGCGATGATGGCGATGAGAATTTGTCCCAAAGCCCCAAACCAATCTGCTAAAGTACCAGCGATATCCCAGTTTATCTTGCTTCCCCTACTTAGTAAGTAAGTGCCTAAACCAGTGAAGTTTAATATGCCGATGATGGCTACTAAGATACCAAAAAAGGCCACCAACAGCGTTCGGTCTAGGGGCGAAAACCACTCATTGACTACATGTTGCAACCAAGGTAATAACATCGCCAGCGATAACACCAAAGTTATTAGTGTTCCCAAAATGCCGATGATCCAGTTATTTAAAACCAGTCCCACGATAGTGATGGCGATCGCTACTAAGGTAATTAGTAATGCTCTTGGTTTTACAGTGACTGGATAACCAGTGACTGGCTGGCTGAAAGAACGGGCTTGTTTGAGGACTGTGGTATTTTGTGGAGATTGCAAAGACGCGATCGCCGCTAAGGCTTGTTGGCTGGCTAATTCCCCTGGTGTCAGACTGTTTTCACCTGCACCACCATCAAAATCATCTGGTTCCAAGTCGTTTTCGCTAATGGTTTCTGGGGTTGGTTGATCGGAGAAGTTGGATTCATTTGTCATGGTTTGTATTGTGCCCCAGCACACTCATTTCAACAGATGTTCTATGTTAACTGCTACACAGTATGGTAAAGCAAGATTAGCAACCTATAGCAATCTGGTTTGATTTTTGAACGTATTTGCGTAAGTAGGCAATCTTGCTATAGGCAATAGATAATAGGCACTCTTGTAAGAAGGGTAGGAGAGGTGTACTGAGTTTTTTCAAAAGTCAAATAGGAGACCTAATATAACCAGTCATTATTCTATACACCAGCTAGTTTTGATATAAATGATAGGATAGACTCCTTCCAAAAAATATAAATAAAACCATCACTAACCACAGATGAATACTGAATATGACATCTTCCAGTAGCCAACTTTTTTAAATAGTGCCAGGGATCGCACACGGCAAAATTTGGTGAAGTTGTCTCAGATTTCAATCAAGTAATTGTATTATTGATATTGAAAATGTGATTGTTTGGACTAGTTTATGCTAGACTTGTTTTTACAAAAATCACACAGTTAACTAAAAAGAGTAGTGTAAACTGATACTATTTGTTAACACAAACAAGTTCTAGTAGTATACTATCAATTCTGTAGGTGCAGCATGTTATTTTGGCGCTGCTTGATTTCTTCTAGTTTGCTCACTTTCTTCACATCTGGCTGTGGTAGTTGGACAAATTCAACAGCAGAAAATACTAAGCAAGTTGTACAAGAAAGTAATGTTGCTCAACTGCTGATAGAAGCAAAAGCTAGGCAAAAGTCCGAAGACTTTTTAAATCAAGGCAATAATTTGTTAGACGCGCAACGGTATCAAGAAGCTGTAGAATTGTACGACCAAGCGATCGCTATTAAACCGGATAGTGCAGAAGCGTGGATTAACCGAGGAAATGCTCTCAGCTATTTGCACAACTACAAAGACGCGATCACATCTTACAACAAGGCGATCGCCATCCAACCCAATAAGGATGAAGCGTGGTATAATCAGGGTAATGCTTTAAGCTCTTTGCAAAGCTACAAAGCAGCAATAAAAGCATATGACAAAGCGATCGCCATCAAACCTCACAAATATGAAGCTTGGATTAACCGGGGTATTGCTCTGACAAAGTTGCAACGCTACACAGATGCAATAGCATCATATGACAAAGCGATCGCCATTAAGCCAAGCAAGCATGAAGCATATTACAACAAAGCTTGTGCTTACGCCCTACAGCGTAACGTAGAGTTAGCAGTTGCGAACCTCAAAAGAGCAATGCAGCTAGTTCCAAATAAGTACGAAAAATTAGCGAAAACCGATGCAGATTTCGCTAAAGTACGTAACGACAAACGCTTTCAAGAATTAATTCAATAGTTTTTAAGCTATGGAGGGTTTAGCAGTGCTAAACCCCTACGAAAGATGTGTTTTATTTTCACGCATATTTTGCATTTCCTGTCAATGCGTAAGTCCTAAAATTTAGCCCTTTCAAGGTGGTGAAATTCGGAACGAAAATTGGTTATTTCAACCTTTAAAAATCCCAAAATCTGAGCGGATAACTTAGGATGATCACACTAAAGTAACGTATCTTCGTTTGTCACCTTGAAAGGGCTAGTGGTTTGTCAATTTTGTTTTGAGGGGTTTTTGGTAGTGCGGGCCGAAAAGCCCGCGTGAGCGAGACGCTCACACTACAGTCCCTCATTTCAACCCTGACAGACTACTAGTCCTAAAATTATAAAGAATGCGACAAATAGTAGGGGCGAACGGTTGTTCGCCCTAGTTGTTCTATGTTAATTACTTGAGGGTAGGAGTAGGGGAAGCTTTGGCTGGATAGGCATTTTTCAGTGCAAACCAGTTGCTAGCAATTGGCATTCGCCAACCAGTACCGAAGGCGCGATCGGTGATTTTTAATCCTGGAGGTGCTTGTCGGCGCTTAAATTCAGCCCGCGCTACCATCTGGATGACTCGGTCTACAATCACTGGATCGTGGCCTGCGGCGACAACTTGGTCTGCTGATTGGTGGTTGTGAATCAGACGTTGCAAGATGTCGTCTAAAATTTCGTAGGGGGGTAGAGAGTCTTGGTCAACTTGACCGGGTTTGAGTTCGGCGCTTGGTGCTTTATTGAGGACATTTTGGGGAATAATTTCGCGATCGCGGTTTAAGTAGTGGCAAAGTGAATAAACGCGGGTTTTAGGAACGTCTGAAATGACAGCTAAACCGCCATTCATATCACCGTAAAGGGTGCAATAGCCAACCGCCATTTCGGACTTATTACCAGTAGACAATAAGAGATAACCAAATTTATTAGCGATCGCCATTAATAAATTACCCCGAATGCGGGATTGCAGATTCTCTTCA contains these protein-coding regions:
- a CDS encoding pentapeptide repeat-containing protein, with the protein product MTNESNFSDQPTPETISENDLEPDDFDGGAGENSLTPGELASQQALAAIASLQSPQNTTVLKQARSFSQPVTGYPVTVKPRALLITLVAIAITIVGLVLNNWIIGILGTLITLVLSLAMLLPWLQHVVNEWFSPLDRTLLVAFFGILVAIIGILNFTGLGTYLLSRGSKINWDIAGTLADWFGALGQILIAIIAVYVAWRQYVISKDLTIQQNLLTVQQNIITQQQTIDSYFQGVSDLVLDEEGLLEDWPQERAIAEGRTAAILSSVDGSGKAKILRFLSRSKLLTPLKRDRRLGRAILNGVGGYAEDRLEGVRVIDLGVMLAGADLAETDLRWTDLSEANLVRANLSSCDLVKANLSRTILYNANLNGADLNGIRLFYGSVDKASPRSRTEPPDYQTGQHTGAVVQNADFTNVKRMSDSARYYCCTWGGEQTRNTIPGGCEGIPNQLEH
- a CDS encoding PhoX family phosphatase, whose translation is MSKLSRRQILTFFAGTVGAAALGDKILEGISQIAEAKTTSLNFTPVRLPHPLPIYQQQKNFLPTGRGQGKVLNASADVKLTSYSVIDDVVVPPEYERYVIVSWGDRLFANKDEYVGYNCDYTAFVPINKNQDEGYLWVNHEYVSYPISALLLDADNDLQGLPTAFESVIGWALPATKDIQAEGEFLYNLGGSIIRLARNKSSKRFAVVKDAKNRRIHGLSGLGINSQRTDSYQNITAWGNLSHQKGDQNYLIATGPAATQVFNISADGLGNKIIGTAYNCSGGTTPWGTILTAEENFQNTVGVTEAVKSNGTQTEYTDGSTGKTFGLVGEKYGWIVEIDPADPNFRPRKHTWLGRYHHENITLRAEAGKKLVAYMGDDRRGGHTWKFVSADNVSSPTSKSNSKLWEKGTLYVARYNADGTGRWLPLLLNTVTNPISPTVLSSVEFDALGKVQKEGLLPLPRRNGIAQQTKDGGIFKCDRTNEATALPAYQNKKLSDFYTSQGAVLADAFLAANLIGGTPTARPEDLEVHPRTKEVFIAYTDGAPGSDGYPDSRIFQVAKLNKTANATQQSGGLYKIIEDSADGTGQTFRWQRLAQGGEAGSVSGAGFANVDNLVFDEQANVWGVTDMSTNTHNGFNLGAAAKPTTIDHTISGNVSDFTGVFGNNWLFFIPTSGANAGQVIPFAHGPVRCEMTGPTFVADTLIISVQHPGEDSPINDGTTLSRSIEILDLNGTTFNQTRSVPRGSSWPSNIPAADGGKGQSTGIPRPSVIGIRRKNSVGKFI
- a CDS encoding fatty acyl-AMP ligase; this encodes MVFCPDLTSEKFATLIELLRFRAFHQPDEIAYTFLLDGEKDTVNLTYAELDQQAQTIAAYLQFKERVLLLYPPGLEYIAAFFGCLYAGAIAVPAYPPRPNRSLHRLQSIVADAEASTVLTNTAVLSNLERQLAELPDLRALNWLTTDSTDNNLANKWQQPEIDSDSLAFLQYTSGSTGTPKGVMVSHENLLHNQKMIQAGFQHTEKTIIVGWLPLYHDMGLIGNVLQPLYLGVRCILMSPVAFLQRPIRWLEAISRYQGTTSGGPNFAYDLCIRKVTPEQLSTLDLSSWDVAFNGAEPVRVETIEKFSSTFASCGFRKEAFYPCYGMAETTLFVSGGIKTDAPVYITAREDELAQNRIVLAQGTEGTRTLVGCGQTYINQEIAIANPETFIRCAADEVGEIWVAGSSIAQGYWNRLELTEQVFRASLADSKRQFFRTGDLGFLHNGELFITGRLKDLIIIRGRNHYPQDIEMTVADSHEALIPGAGAAFTIDCKGEERLVIVQEIDRHYRNLDNDAVAEVIRTAIAQQHELQVHAIALIKMGSICKTSSGKIQRHACRNAFINGTLELWGKNK
- a CDS encoding GAF domain-containing protein translates to MTGEFQSFLILIDNEATRKCLEEIIEAITLKITHLLQAERSTIFIVDDTPGNLWSKIVQSNRKKLLKVGITAHFGIAAHVSATRECLNIPIASQDYRYSPAIDEQTGYQTRNILCLPILNSQSKVLAISQVLNKIGNNCFDRKDEQLLGEFSQQISAIFDIWCHLQKLHKSSITGKH
- a CDS encoding tetratricopeptide repeat protein; its protein translation is MLFWRCLISSSLLTFFTSGCGSWTNSTAENTKQVVQESNVAQLLIEAKARQKSEDFLNQGNNLLDAQRYQEAVELYDQAIAIKPDSAEAWINRGNALSYLHNYKDAITSYNKAIAIQPNKDEAWYNQGNALSSLQSYKAAIKAYDKAIAIKPHKYEAWINRGIALTKLQRYTDAIASYDKAIAIKPSKHEAYYNKACAYALQRNVELAVANLKRAMQLVPNKYEKLAKTDADFAKVRNDKRFQELIQ
- a CDS encoding acyl carrier protein produces the protein MKNKNLEAIQAWFISYLADLLEIEPAQIDIHKSFDSYGLDSASAITVVGDLEDWLGSSISSEIVYKYPSIEALSQHLAQDNGSTDP